A segment of the Hemicordylus capensis ecotype Gifberg chromosome 6, rHemCap1.1.pri, whole genome shotgun sequence genome:
GAAGCCTTTATTTAGGAGCCAAAATGGGttggagctgggggagggggaggaatcagGATGCCTGGGTGCTTTATTTCTGCTGCTCTTATGGAATGAGTGGTTTCGGGTGGGTTGCGGTTGGGAGTCAGGTATTCCGTTTTCTTCCTATATGCACACATTACAATGGATGTCTATACATCTCTTCTTCAGGAACGGGAACTGGGAGCTGATGAAATTGAAGGTAAGAAGGCTGGTATACACTTGTGGGTTTGGGTGGCTGTTTTTCAAATGGAGTTCCGGAAAACTCTGAGGTCTCCCAGAAGCTCATGAGGCATTCCTCAGGGGGAAGATCAGCAACCAGGGCTGGGGCTTACCCAAACAGCAGGTTTTACggcgggtttactgcgaggctttactgcaagttcaaagctGCCCCCCGctccaaaaaaaaccaaaacacaaaaagttaaattttttttaaccccagatataaattgggctacactcttaacacacaatgaaaaacccgaattgtgtgtgaattgctccccgatagcttgcagggatttgGGGGTGAATTTGGCCAATActgatttgcttgtttgtttattgaatttattgaatttatatactgcctaatataacatctttaggcggtgtacagaattaaaaacataatacaaaatatgaacatttaaaattcattaaaatataaaaatcataatagataaaaacacattacaatttaacaattagatttcagttaaaagcctgggaaaataggtacgtcttcagggtcctcctgaaaacaaatagagaaggaaattctcttatttcagccgggagcgcgttccaaagccccagggcagccacagagaaaacccggTCCCAacttgccaccaaacgagttggcggcaaccgtaaccagacctctccagatgatcttaataggtgacagggttcacgacagagaacgtgctctcttaagtaccttgggcctaagccgttaaggtaataaccagtgaATATGTGAATGGACACCTCCAATATGTGAACGgatacctccattccagaggagaagcaaaCTAAAGGCCGGCAGTCAGTGAAAGACTCAGGTGTCAGGAGCTGACATCATTGGGCAATTGGCTGCCAAGGGCCCAGGACCCTCAGAAGGACCAACTGCTGCGTTCTGAAAAAAGCTTTGTGGCTAATTAACCTTCATGACGTaatggtggtgattctcttgaggCCAAccaggggggaggagagggcccATGAAATGCAGACTGCTGAGGTAACAGCTGTCAAGCTTCCCTGAAAGATAATTTACTGTTTTTCCTGAAAGATAATTTACTAATTTACTGAAAGATAATCTTCTCTGATAACTGGCAGTTGTAGAAGAGTAGTGGGTGAACTTGTGGGTCACTAGAGGTGATGGTGAGACCCCAATACATACCTAAAATCCTTTGCAACACACAGGGGTTGTGTAGTAGACGCTTAGTCCCTCAGCAGGCTGGTTGTCACATACAATAGTCCCTGAGGAGTGAACATTTGAAAAGCACTGATCTGGAGGGTGAAATCAATGAGGCAGAAGCAagctatatggaacctccagcTACCAAAGCAGTATGCCACATAATACCAGTTGGGAACTAGAGAAGGCTGTTGAGTTCACACCCTGTGTTATGCAGGTATCTGGTTGGCCATAGTAGGAAGCAGGATGATGTTGGACCAGACGGactctttggtctgatccagcagggcttttttatgttcttaagatgaTAGCCATAGTTTGCTTTAATAAATTAATGTTTAcatatttaaaaaaccccaccccagagCTCCGTGAGGCCTTTGAGGAATTTGACAAGGACAAAGATGGATACATCAGCTGCAAAGATCTGGGGAACCTCATGAGGACGATGGGATATATGCCAACAGAGATGGAACTCATAGAGTTGTCTCAGCAGATCAACATGAATCGTGAGTGCAATATATCTGAGgagtatgtgtgtatgtgcacggacaccccttccatgaggcaggatgaggcagtggcctcagCTGCAGGTGTGGGGAGGAGCTCAGGGGGCAGCAAGTGGCAGACCCCCACCACTATGTGTGCCAGCCCAGCTTGTCCTCCACTGCCCGCTGCTGCCCTTCCTGTCCATTTGCACCTCCTTGCCCCACTAGGGCATGcatcttctttccctccccacgACTTGAGCTAGCACTGCAGTGCCCCTGCCAAAATTGCACAGGGTGGTGGCATAGTCTGCGAATGCTTGTATGTTGCCACCAGAACCTCAGTAGTGTGACCTGAGAACGTTGAGCACTCACTTGAAGATGGGAAATGTGTGTGTCGTATTGTCAGCCTCAGGCTGTCACACGTCTTGAACCACGAAGGATCCATAGATAAAGAACTGGGCccatgtggcagagagagagagagagagaggctgagaaTAAGTGTGAGGCAAGCGCGTTTTGGTTTTGTTCCCTGAGTTTTCAAAGAGAGTTGGATCCAGGATAGGGGGTAACAACCAGCAACTCCTGAGGTGAATCTGATCCACAGCTGCCATCTCAGGAGGAAAAGATAAATGTGGAGGGATGTGGAGTGGAAGGTGCTAGAAAGATATTTGCCAGTGGCTGTTCCTCATGGAGGAAAAAAATGTAGAAGATTATAGAGAAGTGATTACCTGCTTTGATGGTGATGTATGTCAGGGTTAGCTCCCAAGGGTATGCCCCTCTGTGTCCCCTCAGTTCTGCACCTGAGTTCACTTTTCTTCTGATTTTCACCGTATGcagtcaattaaaaacaaaaaacaaacctggGGTCAGTTTGATCAATATTAAAATCTTTCAATCCATCCCTTAAATAAAAGATTTTTCTGCAActgtgctcttctcagagtactAGCACCCTTTAGGGAAAGAAACTTTTGCCTCCTCCCCatcagtgttctctttaatttttttcatctgtgtgtggaatgagttttgttctgggcggcagtgtcaaagcagtgtgcgtgcacatgtattcagagtgagaccttcctgattcaacctgagcaggatctaaaattaactgaacggacatcaaaaaacgtgtgagcatgcacacatgcgcacaccttagagggaacaccacTCCCCAtcctcagcctctctctctctctctgtatctcCAAATGATTATGGCTGGTCTTGATTTAATGTTAGACACTCTAAATAACGTCAAAGGGACATTAACAAGATTGTCTGAGATCCAGTGCTGTGTTACGGATGTGCAACACTGCAGTGTTGGGGTTCCACTATAGAGGCAGTTGGGCAACCAACACTTCTACAAGTTTGCCAGTTTGGGACAACAGGGAAACTTGCGGAAGTGCTGGTTACACAACTGCCTCTTTTACACAGTTCTGATGCTGCTCTTGAAGGGCTCAAAAAACATATACAGgatagtatatataccgtgtataagagtctatttcacacacacaaattacataTAATTACAAGAATGAAACACACAAATGGCTAAGAAATtgtctgtgttctagaccccaaaACAGTGTAGCTGAAGGTCAATAATGTCCATGGTCCTATTACATGTAGACATAATGCTATACTGAATCTTGGCCATTGTTGCATAGTTCCTGTCTTGCTGCAATCATGTGGGGAGTTAAATGGCAAAAGTTAAGCCTCAAAACTTGCACACAGAGTGTGTCTCTGTGGACCCCAGGACATAACTACATACAATTTATATAGTATAATGGCCTCACAGGGGTTTACGATGCTCGCAATTTTAAGCCAACTCTGTAAATAAACAAAAAGGTTATAAACATTTAAAGTGCTTTTCCATTACAGCCTATGGTTGAAGCATCAGGGAAAGAGGTTAGCACAGCTGagtgtagtagtagcagcagcagcagcagcctccatgcCTTCCAATTCTGAATCAAGACCTATGTGATCTACCAGTCCTTTGCTCccctattgtgtgtgtgtgtgcacacgtacacacacacacaccactatatGCCTACCCCCAGTAATGGGAAGAGCTCAAGAGCAGCaatttatctttctttcttttttaaggagGAAACTACAGCCTCAGCAGCATAGATTGAAAGCcattaagttcaatgggacttaattccAGACAAGTGTGCATAGCATTTCAGCCAAGTAATTTCAGATGACCGAGCAGGAGGGAATGGGAACAATTCAGTGCAATTTCAGGAAGTGATTTATTAAGGGAACACAGAGACACTGAAAACCACATTCAAACATGGCTTCTTCCGTTCTTAGCTCCACGGGAGTCTCAACAGAAAAGTGAGTGGGGGCAGGAATGCTGCAGAAGTGTGGGAAACTGGAAGGGCGgaacaacaaaatttaaaacaaaacaaaataaacttcAGTGGGAGAGACAAGGAAGAGACACCAGTCCGCAGTGTTCCCCAAAGGTCCTCAGcctaaggccattgcagctgaggatgctgggagttgtagtcaacaacatctgggaattcctgttatagggaacactggttctggttctggttcaaatccccactcaaccacaAGTGCTTATTGGATGATTTTTGCTATccctctgcctaacctacctcagggttgttgtgaggacagaatGGAGGGGGTATATTTGTTGTCctaagctctttggaggaaggatgCGATAAACATGCAATTAAATAAAAAGTGAACGACAAGCCAGTTTGGTGATGAAGGGAATTGTACCTTGACCTGCCAACCTTCTTGCACCCTCTTCAAAGTGGCCTTGAGGCTGTCCAGCCAGGGATCTAGGAAGCACCGTATCTGGGCTTTCGTTTTAGCCTACTCCAAGCATTAACCTAATTCTCCTCACTGCAGTTGGGGGACGTGTGGATTTCGAGGACTTTGTGGAGATGATGACGCCGAAGTTACTTGCAGAGACAGCAGGCATGATTGGACTTCAGGAAATGAGGGATGCCTTCAAGGAGGTGAGACGAAATGAGGGGAGCGTTATTGTGTTATATTCAGGTACAGTGAATTTACTGCACACTGTCCCTTTAAGGACAACCCAGCCTACTTTTCTCTTGACATAGGAAAAACCCTGCTGTAGGCCTGTGTTAACAGCCCTGCCAGGAAACTCAGTTAATAAATCAGTTAAATTACCAACACCTCTATGGAGCCTGAATTCTGTAGTCAAAATTCAATAGACAACAAACATAGAGGTATATTTGTATTACTTTTTATTCCAGCAGGCCTTCCTCTAATTTTATACATCTTTCTCTGATTGCCCTGTTTTAATGATTGCCCTTTATCCTGCATTTTTATCATTTTAGAGGCTATTGTGTTAtgatttattatgttttttaattttgctgTAAGCCgccatgaatttttaaaatgaagaatggtagaatgcagagagagagagagagagagagagaaactaactACAGCTAGGTAGTGGAAGAGGACATAGCTTCTATAAAACACAATTTCATATATTTAGGACATCTAAATGCCTGTAAATCACACCAAATATCCTTCCTGCTGGACCACAGCCCTTTTACACACTTCTGTAGGGTAGACAGCAGTAGGGATCAAAAGTCTGGAGTCCTAACTGACATCCAGAACCTGCCCACCACTGACATTAGTTATGTTTCTCATGTAAACCACATACCTGATCCTTCTCAGAATCTGGACTCTGGCACACACCCCTCATTACATATGTTGCAACATTTCACAGGTGGAAATAGGGATTTGTTTGTGACACCTCTATTATCACACAAAATAGTACTGCCTGAACACCACCTTCTCAAATTACACATTAGGGAGACTCATTCTGCCCTGtctgttttattcatttattattttgattAAAGATATAGTAGGTACACACAATTGTTCTACGTTACAGGAGGCCCTTGATTATCGTAAGGGTTATGTTCTTCTCTCTACCACTGCAAATGCAGGAACTGTGATAATTGAAACCTTGCGCCTATGGGAAccatggggttaggttcctcagtacATGAAAAAATGCTAAAAATGGGGGAAACCCAGGGGAAACCCAGAAATAAGAGGAGTACAGCACTGTTGCTTGGCCACTCCAGCTCCTTCAGTAATggccccccaaccccaaccccctccaaattctgccaaagaACCTTCCAAATTCCAGGGAGAAAGTCCCAGTATGTCTCCACACTGCTTCCAGAAGTGCCTCCAAGCTGGAAATGCCACCAGAAGTGTGATGAAAATGGCCAAAATCCACCATTTGATAATGGAAACTGGGTATATATAACCCAAACCAAAACTGTGAACAAAGAGAACCTGCGATAATTGAGGGTCTCCTTTATAATATTAACAAGTGGAACTCACAACAAAAATCAAAATTTctttgctccctccctctctcagttGTTTCTCTCACCTCCTTTCCCCAAATTTCCAATGTTATTGGCTGTATCCTGTTGAATGAAAGGAATTCCTAAAGGAGGTTGAATGAACCTCCTTTAGGAATCATCATTCAAGCATTCTGTGACTGCATAGTGTATGCTGTCTCTACTATTTTGGGAGTGGTTTTTGGTTTTGAGGAGGAGGTCCAGTTTCCCTCCAAAAACTAATATTTTGGGGACTTGCCTGGTGATCCCTCCCAACAACCCTAACTTTTAATGACAGTTTTTGGAGGTGCTGTGCCTATCAATACAATCTTCTTAGCAATCAGCAATATACTCTGTTAACAGATAGTTTAAACCCTACCTCAGCAGCTGCAGTGTGTAAAATAGTACTCAGACGGTGCACTTAACAGTCCCTTAGTGTTCATGCACAGACATTACCCCATGTGAGACAAGATGGCTCCACCTGTCCATTCAGAAACTGAACTCCTAGAGACCCTGAAATGGGAGCTGAGCCTTGAAGAATGATAGCGCACATGTTATTCTACTAACAAATTTCAAACAAAGCATTCTCAACAGGAAGAAATAGAGACGAGGATGGTTCTCCAGGGATGGGTACCAGAAAATTGGGACCCTCTCTGGTAGTTTGGAATGGGGCATATAGGTAACCACCCTTCCTTCCATTTCAGTTTGACACCAATGGGGATGGTGAAATCACTCTGGACGAACTGTATCAGGCCATGCAACGGTTGATGGGTGAGCGCTTGACCCCCAGGGAGATTGCCGATGTAGTGAAGGAAGCCGACGTCAACGGAGACGGGACAGTGGATTTTGAGGGTGAGAAGCGATTGGGCAATATAGGATTGATGGCTAGAGATTATAGGCTTAGGGGGATATAGGGTGTGATGTTAAGGCGTTAAAGGTCTAGAGAGATAGGATTTAGGAGCATAGAGGGAAAAGATATAGGCTTAAATGGGTTTGGATAATAGGGTTAGAGAGTTATTAGGTTGCTCCATTTACATGGAGATTGCAGGTTGGACGTAGAAGCCTGTTTTTCTTCCACCTCCAATATACTGTTTTACAGACTGTTTTACAAGGCAAAGAGACTGTAGAGCAACCTAGCACTCTACCAGACAGGATCGTGCATTGTTTCTCTCTTAGGGATGTCCAGTTTTTGCCTTGGAGAGCTCTTGTGTGGAAAGTCAgatttgatcctggtttgttttcgCAAACCGTGGTTTctcattacatctgaactgggctaaTGTGTAAACAACAAGGCCTGAGCGTCAGTGATTTCAGATTCCAAAGCAGGTTCAAGGAATGTTTCCAAAGGTAGGGGTGCAGGAgcgactctagaacaactagtttaggGGAGCAAAGGGGTAACAAAGGACATTATCGGGGAGTgaagattttgctatacattaaagaCTTAcacagaggtaaggtaattaatataattaatgtaTTTACCTTATTAACCACACTTAGGTGGAGCTATGATAAAGTGGATGGGTTCTAAGAACCTGGACTGCCCAGCTTCTGGGAGCCGCCTGCTTTGGCTTCCCCATCCCCAGTACTCATTTTCCAGCCAGAGTTTGCTGGACTAAACATACCCAGGTATGTTTCCAGGCTGAACATACCTAGCTCTTTCAACTGGTCCCCACAAGACTTGGTTTCAGACTTCTCACCATTTCTGTTGTCCTCTGCTGAACCTGTTTCA
Coding sequences within it:
- the CABP5 gene encoding calcium-binding protein 5, which encodes MQNTMGPACIFLRKGIAEKQGERELGADEIEELREAFEEFDKDKDGYISCKDLGNLMRTMGYMPTEMELIELSQQINMNLGGRVDFEDFVEMMTPKLLAETAGMIGLQEMRDAFKEFDTNGDGEITLDELYQAMQRLMGERLTPREIADVVKEADVNGDGTVDFEEFVRMMSR